The Candidatus Zixiibacteriota bacterium sequence GATGTGTTTGGTCTGTTTTGAATCTTTCTTTATCCTCAAAGTTAATATTGCCAACCTGTTCTACTTCTATTTCATTACCGAAATGGGGTATTTTAAGAAGCTTAGTCCGAACCCCCATCGACATCGCCAAAAGAATATGCCCCAAACCGGTCGCCAGTATCGGGCGAAGCCCCACCAAGCGGGCGATATTGTCAATCGCATATTTCATCTTTTCCGGTTTGCCCGGTCCGCCTGCCAAGAGTATACCCTCCGGTTTGAGCGCAATCACCTCCTCGGGCGAATAATCAGCAGGCACAATCCTTATATCACAGTCATACTTTTTCAGGTTGCGAAGCAGCGAATATGGCAAACCGAAATCATAGGCTACAACCAAATAGTTCTTTTCAATAAATTTGCCATTATGCCGCCGTTGTACCGGCATATCCCAAAAAAACTCCAGAGAGGTCGAAAGCCGTCGAGTAAAATCATGGCCGCTGTCGGCTGAAGTTTCAAAAGGGTTACAAGCTTGGTGGCCGTTCACGTTTTCATTTTGAATTCTCTTAGCCGTTTCCAAACTTGAGGTTAGTATGCCTGATTTATCCGCCAATGGCGGGTTTTGTTCGAGCGTGTTTCTAAGCTGTTCAGGCTGATTAGGTTTAAAAAACGGTATCATATTTGAGCCTAAAAAGTTTTTTAGGTTATAGTATTTATTCTGATACTGCGATTTGCAAAGCGAGCCAAGTATAATCAGTCCCTGAAGATGCGGTTTGAATGATTCAATTTCGGAGAATAAAGGCCAGCGATTATATACTATTTCCGAGCCTGAAACTATTATTTTACCGCTGTTAACAGGTTCGGTTAATATTTGGTAGCGGAAATTCCGGGAATTATATACAACAACCTCACCAAAGGCATCATCACCCATGCAAATTGCTTTTCCGGGGAAAATTTCCCCATTTGTCAGTCCCAGGTAGGCGTTCATTCTGAAAGTTAGTACATATCGCAAGCAGATAAATTTGTCAAGCGATTTACTAAAAAATTGCAGCAATTTGGGATTTTGTATTTTAAACCGGTAATAATATAGCTTTATTTTGTTGACTTTCGGTCGATAAGGATTATATTCAAGTCTTTAATATGTTGACGGTACTATCCGTCGCTATCAGCTAAATTGTTTACTGATTGATAGTTAAATTGTAACTGCTATTTCCGGAGTGGATGAATGAGACAATCACAAAAAGTAAGTTTGATCATTGTTGCTGTGCTGGTTCTGTTATCGCTTTATGGTCTTTATCCCTCTTTAGTGTATCACTCGATGAGCCACGAAGAGCAAGAGACATTAAAAGCCGAAAATCCTACAGAATATTATGCTCTTAAGAAAAAATCTTTAAAGCTTGGGCTTGATCTCAAGGGCGGAATGCACATAGTATTGCAGGTACAAAAACCTGAGGAGGGCAAGTTATCGGATGTTTTAGATAGAGTTTTGGAAATTATCAGAAACAGGGTCGATAAAATTGGTGTTGCAGAACCCCAAATTCAAACATCCGGCATAGACCGAATTGTCGTAGACCTTCCCGGGTTTACCGATATCGAGCAGGCTAAAAAACTCATTGGTGAAACAGCCCAATTGCAGTTTAAACTTCTCCCAACTCCTGAGGTAACGCAAGCGCTGATAAATCAAATTGACTCTATTTTAGTCTTGGTAAAAACCGACTCATCAGATATTTCTTCCAAGGATGAAACTGAAGCCTTAAGCGATACCTCCATGGAAGCCATCGTTGATATATTCGAGGAACAAGCGCCAGGGGAAGACACCTCTGCCGAAAGCGAAGAGGATTATTATTCCCAACATCCGTTTATGCGGCTGGTACATCAAAATGACGGCACCAGGCTTGTTATATCAAGAACTGATTACTATGAAGCTCAAAGGTTGTTGAATTTTCCCGAAGTCCAAGCAATAATTCCTAAGGATATTCAGTTGGCTTGGGCTACAAGAGATTTTTATATCGGCGAACGAGCTTATCAATCGCTGTATTTTCTAAAAAAGCAGGTTGAATTGAGCGGCGATCATCTTATTGATGCAAACCCTACTTTTGACCAGTTCCGCCGCCCGGTAGTAAATTTCGAATTGGATGGGGCGGGCGCTAAAATGTTTTCCGCTTTAACCGGCGCAAATGTCGACAAACCGCTGGCTATCGTGCTTGATGACAGAGTCGAATCTGCACCCGTCATTCGCAGCCGCATTCGCGATAAGGGCCAAATCGAGCTTGGCGGAAATGCCACATGGGATGAAGCCAGACTTTTATCGGTTGTCTTGAAAGCCGGCGCTCTACCTGCCAAAGTTGACATTATACAAAATTCAGTTATAGGACCATCATTAGGGCAGGATTCAATTAACAAAGGCAAAAAAGCGTCTTTAATTGGCTTACTGTTGGTAATTGCTTTAATGTTATTTTACTATAGGATATCTGGTTTAATTGCAGATTTCGCCCTCCTTCTAAATTTCTTGTTTATTCTGGGCTTTATGATTATACCGGGTATTAATGCAACACTTACTCTGCCGGGAATTGCCGGAATTATTTTAACGATGGGTATTTCGGTTGACTCTAATGTGTTGATTTTTGAACGAATACGAGAGGAACTTCGAACCGGGAAAACGGTTAGAGCGGCTATTGATGCCGGTTATTCGAGAGCATTGCTAACAATTGTCGACTCGCATGTTACAACATTGATTACAGCGTTGTTTCTGTTTATGTTTGGCACCGGTCCGATTAAAGGATTTGCAGTTACTCTTTCGGTTGGCGTTTCGCTTTCGCTTTTCACAGCGCTTTTTGTAACTAAAATTATTTTCAACATGCGTAAAAAATACAAAGCTCTTAGCATATAGGCGGTAAATAATCATGATAGAGATAGTAAAAAATACGAAAATCGATTTTATTGGAAAACGGTATATTGCATTCATTGTATCGGGGCTTATGGTTGCCATAGGAATTATAGCCTTCGGAATGATTGTTACAGGCAATGCCAATCTCGGGATTGATTTTGTTGGCGGAGCTATGATTATGGGTAATTTCGAACAACCTGTTTCTGTAAACGACTTGCGCTCTGCATTTTCGGAAGAAGGTCTTGGAAGAGTTGACATCCAAAACATTATGGGAGAGGCTATTGCCCCTAATTCCTTTATTATACGCACAATAGGAGAATCTGATACAGCTGGTGATTCGCTTTTTAGCGAATATATTACCGCTCGAATAAAAAACCGCTTTCCTGCTAATCCTTTTCATGTTGACAGCATTGATGATATAGGCGGCGCTGTGGGCAAAACTCTTCGGGAACAGACTAGCTGGGCAGTTCTGCTTGCGTTAATGGGTATCTTGGTTTACATCTGGATACGGTTCGATTTCCGTTTTGGGGTTGCAGCTACGATTGCTACATTCCATGATGTCATTGTTGTTCTTGGAATATATTTTCTTTTGGGCAGGGAGGTTTCGCTTCTTTTAGTTACAGCCCTTATGACCCTGGCGGGATATTCATTAACCGATACAGTTGTAATCTATGACCGTATCCGCGAAAACCTGAAACAATTCCGAAAACGGGGCAATTTTGCAGAAACTATCAATGATTCCGTTAATGAGGTACTCTCGAGAACTATTATTACCAGTAGTACGACTCTTCTGGCAGTATTGTCGCTATTGGTATTTGGCGGCGAAGTACTTCGCGATTTCTCATTAGCGCTGCTATTGGGAGTTCTGGTTGGCACTTATTCATCTGTGTTCATTGCCAGTCCTATTATAGTGGAATGGGAAAAGAGAAGCCCCAAAAGGTTTAAATGAGCCAATTGAGTTAATAAGAAATTTTTAAAAGGGACGCGGTTAAGGCGTCTCTTTTTTTATCCCGGATTATTCACAAACTTTTGTTCCTTATAAGACACCCTGTATTCTTATGATTTTATGACAATACTAATGTCATATTATTGTTCTATTGATTAAAACTGATTTTTAACAGGGATGCTAACCCTGATTATTTATAAAATCAATTTTGTTATTAGAAATACGCATTTAATCTCATGGAAATAATATGATAACAACAATATCAGGAACCAAATGAGAATACAGAGTGTTTTTATGCTATCAATAGCTGCCTTGTGCTGTCGGAAGAAACACAGATTAGGATGTGTGAATAATGCGGGCTAATTTTATGAATAATGCAGGCTAAAAATAATCGAGTACAAACGTTGATATTAGGATTATTTATACAATTAAAATTAAGTCATATGCTATTCCATATTTTACTCTATTTCTAAGATTTTTGGGTTTTACCGCGGAATATTATCATGCTTGCGATTTTTCGGTATTATTGATTGTTCTATAACCACTTATATGTTTTTCAAATTACAACTTTGCTTAAATAATATTGAAACATTTTTTACATTATATATAAAATATGGATAGAATCAACCGAATATATTAATTGACTGAAGAAATTAAAAAAAATACTTGAAACCTTTACTAATGTTTATTAGTAATATATTTCTTATAAAGGAGGAAAGAGTGCCAAGAAAGAAAACAACTGCAAAAACAACTGCAAAAAGAAAAACCACTACGAAAAAATCCGTAAATAAAACTGCAGCAAAAAAGATAACCATGAAACTGCAGCAGCCTGAAGAAATTTCACAAGAAGTTCGTCAATACGCCTATGATATGTATATCAAAAAAGGCGGCTGGCATGGCGGCGACTTATCGGATTGGCTCGAAGCGGAAAAGAAAGTTAAAGAAAAACACTGTATGGTATAGTTAATAATCTTTAAGGATATTTTCCGGATACGGTTTTTTCAAACAATTAAGAACCCGTCAGCATATGTTGGCGGGTTTTTTATATAGGGACTATTTTAGCTCAGATTTTAATTTGACCCGGATTTTGCAGCCATGCCCGCCGGCAGGCAGGTTGGAATATTATTACAAATATCAACGCACCCCTAAATCCCCCGCCACTGGCGGGAGACTTTGAGATTGCATAATCATATAACATGTCAAAGGCAGTTATTATTCCCCTCTTGAGAGGAGCTATGGGTGTGTTCTTAACCCTAAATATTATTAGAGAAATTATTCTTAATTTTTTGATCCAAGTCTTTAATGGCTTGCTCAAATTTTAATTTGGTGACTCTTCTTCTCATTAAAAGTTCGCTGCAGTCTCCCGGAATAATGTTTTGTATGGATAGGGTTGCAATACCATCATTCCTATGGGAAGGCGGCATTTCAATTTTATTGCTTTCCGAATCATCATTAGA is a genomic window containing:
- the secD gene encoding protein translocase subunit SecD; protein product: MRQSQKVSLIIVAVLVLLSLYGLYPSLVYHSMSHEEQETLKAENPTEYYALKKKSLKLGLDLKGGMHIVLQVQKPEEGKLSDVLDRVLEIIRNRVDKIGVAEPQIQTSGIDRIVVDLPGFTDIEQAKKLIGETAQLQFKLLPTPEVTQALINQIDSILVLVKTDSSDISSKDETEALSDTSMEAIVDIFEEQAPGEDTSAESEEDYYSQHPFMRLVHQNDGTRLVISRTDYYEAQRLLNFPEVQAIIPKDIQLAWATRDFYIGERAYQSLYFLKKQVELSGDHLIDANPTFDQFRRPVVNFELDGAGAKMFSALTGANVDKPLAIVLDDRVESAPVIRSRIRDKGQIELGGNATWDEARLLSVVLKAGALPAKVDIIQNSVIGPSLGQDSINKGKKASLIGLLLVIALMLFYYRISGLIADFALLLNFLFILGFMIIPGINATLTLPGIAGIILTMGISVDSNVLIFERIREELRTGKTVRAAIDAGYSRALLTIVDSHVTTLITALFLFMFGTGPIKGFAVTLSVGVSLSLFTALFVTKIIFNMRKKYKALSI
- the secF gene encoding protein translocase subunit SecF, whose translation is MIEIVKNTKIDFIGKRYIAFIVSGLMVAIGIIAFGMIVTGNANLGIDFVGGAMIMGNFEQPVSVNDLRSAFSEEGLGRVDIQNIMGEAIAPNSFIIRTIGESDTAGDSLFSEYITARIKNRFPANPFHVDSIDDIGGAVGKTLREQTSWAVLLALMGILVYIWIRFDFRFGVAATIATFHDVIVVLGIYFLLGREVSLLLVTALMTLAGYSLTDTVVIYDRIRENLKQFRKRGNFAETINDSVNEVLSRTIITSSTTLLAVLSLLVFGGEVLRDFSLALLLGVLVGTYSSVFIASPIIVEWEKRSPKRFK
- a CDS encoding DUF2934 domain-containing protein, producing MPRKKTTAKTTAKRKTTTKKSVNKTAAKKITMKLQQPEEISQEVRQYAYDMYIKKGGWHGGDLSDWLEAEKKVKEKHCMV